One genomic window of Camelina sativa cultivar DH55 chromosome 5, Cs, whole genome shotgun sequence includes the following:
- the LOC104785604 gene encoding 7-methylguanosine phosphate-specific 5'-nucleotidase A-like — protein MLIINCCTRFHAPSSIRISVVRRRTHSLTHSFCYFGHENNSLAKSPMEQSNLSANTVMDHPRAITDKIALIRDADPSKFQVIADFDATLTRYRVNGLRGQTSHGLLQQGNAYYDAKRQALYDHYHPLEISPVIPVDEKTKLMEEWWSKTHELLIEGGLTYEAIKKSVADSSIAFREGVTELFEFLEKKEIPVLIFSAGLADVIEEVLRQNLHRTFKNVKIVSNRMVFNDDGQLVSFKGKLIHVLNKNEHALDMAAPLHDRLGVDTAEEDEENANMKKRTNVLLMGDHLGDLRMSDGLNYDTRISIGFLNDNIEKSLESYREAFDLVYLNDAPMWGALELVSQLFSTEAS, from the exons ATGCTCATTATCAACTGCTGCACGCGCTTTCACGCGCCGTCGTCAATTCGTATCTCTGTCGTCCGTCGCCGTACTCACTCGCTAACACATTCATTTTGTTACTTCGGCCACGAG AATAACTCTTTGGCCAAGAGTCCAATGGAACAGTCTAATCTATCTGCCAACACTGTGATGGATCATCCTCGAGCCATCACCGATAAAATAGCCCTAATTCGTGACGCGGATCCTTCCAAATTTCAG GTCATTGCAGACTTCGATGCGACATTAACGAGATACCGAGTCAATGGACTTCGAGGCCAGA ccagtCATGGCCTCTTGCAGCAAGGAAATGCGTATTACGATGCTAAGAGGCAAGCATTGTATGATCACTATCATCCTCTGGAGATTTCTCCTGTGATTCCTGTTGATGAGAAAACCAAACTCATGGAAGAATG GTGGAGTAAAACTCATGAGCTTCTCATTGAGGGAGGTTTAACATATGAGGCAATCAAGAAATCTGTTGCGGATTCCTCCATAGCTTTTAGAGAAGGTGTGACTGagctttttgaatttttggag AAAAAGGAGATCCCAGTTCTGATTTTTTCAGCTGGACTTGCTGATGTCATTGAAGAG GTTTTGAGGCAGAACCTTCATAGAACTTTCAAGAATGTGAAGATTGTATCGAACAGGATGGTGTTCAATGATGATGGACAGCTTGTGTCTTTCAAAG GAAAGCTGATTCACGTGCTAAACAAAAACGAACACGCTTTAGACATGGCTGCTCCACTTCATGATCGACTTGGTGTTGACACTGccgaggaagatgaagaaaatgcaaacatGAAAAAACGAACCAATGTTTTGCTTATGGGAGATCATTTGGGGGATTTAAGGATGTCTGATGGATTGAATTATGATACTCGAATATCAATTGGATTTCT GAACGATAACATTGAGAAGAGTCTTGAGAGCTACCGTGAGGCCTTCGATCTTGTTTATCTT AATGATGCACCTATGTGGGGAGCTCTGGAGCTTGTTTCTCAGTTGTTCTCAACAGAAGCGAGTTAG